One genomic region from Nostoc sphaeroides encodes:
- a CDS encoding methyl-accepting chemotaxis protein, with protein sequence MKLEEEMAASIDNYEPTYQQAMTAYVQRNYEVAATLVDQVVQNLPNDPNSHLLRGHIYYVLQQYDVAKEEYQQVLHLTDDQEIIGFANNGIENINQYLQSFGGEIDTSDSHEQINSPEMSDALAYNEQELEYLGATEEFDSNNLDLNFFGEHPETVNGVEELSSKSPFDIPTEDTIETEKISDSSITFGDDPFAFNEELQEQESNSSKWEEKTELELPAFWQEDLTEESHEESLVNSQFSDNGINSDYGNSAIDNNNSSYSNSKTGNNENNFPDLLSEPNYPEPNFGNLEYTDSSLGDETLLIVEELKNSSSKNNNSQYDLPETEAPNWLKSKNFAAEEAFAPDLSDDASSFSSNLPVKEKQFKSSESIGKNSFDDDDNFDMEAFESAFGSEGISSYEDSNNILNGENSKSNIEFLDDFEEFDDLGNIPGFDLLEGDSDFGDLAMHSAGSQTSGSGRSQVVEASASSAASDREEELFTMTGSHEGVPVFSQTDVSKLEPNVSVEQGWLAPLENASIERKQWLIAGSVGIVSALVVATVSFVATTFSPAQQRESVRNTGWAMSLAAGIAGFATAGVMGNLALKQIRRTTDDLQAQFEAVRQGNLNAQATVFSEDELGHLSTGFNEMARVIFTTTSEAQRKADEQEEAKENLQRQVIRLLDDVEGAARGDLTVQAEVTADVLGAVADAFNLTIQNLRDIVQQVKVAAKDVTKGATNSETFARALSSDALRQAEELAVTLNSVQVMTDSIQRVAEAAREAETVARDASTIALKGGEAVENTVAGILEIRETVAETTRKVKRLAESSQEISKIVALISQIASRTNLLALNASIEAARAGEAGRGFAIVADEVRQLADKSAKSLKEIEQIVMQIQSETGSVMTAMEEGTQQVIKGTKLAEEAKRSLENIIQVANRIDILVRSITSDTVEQTETSRAVAHVMQSVELTAQETSQEAQRVSGALQHLVGVSRDLIASVERFRVETTETR encoded by the coding sequence ATGAAATTGGAGGAGGAAATGGCAGCAAGTATTGATAATTACGAGCCAACATATCAACAGGCGATGACCGCCTATGTTCAAAGGAATTATGAGGTTGCCGCCACTTTAGTTGACCAAGTGGTGCAAAATTTACCAAATGACCCCAACTCCCATTTATTACGGGGTCACATCTACTATGTTTTACAGCAGTACGATGTAGCAAAAGAAGAATATCAACAGGTATTACACTTGACTGACGATCAAGAAATTATTGGTTTTGCCAATAATGGAATTGAGAATATCAATCAATATTTACAGTCATTCGGTGGGGAGATTGATACATCAGATAGTCATGAGCAAATCAATTCCCCAGAGATGTCTGATGCACTGGCATATAACGAACAAGAATTAGAATATTTGGGGGCTACTGAGGAGTTTGACAGCAATAACCTTGATTTGAACTTTTTTGGAGAGCATCCAGAAACTGTGAATGGTGTTGAAGAACTATCTTCAAAAAGTCCATTTGATATCCCAACAGAAGATACTATTGAAACGGAAAAAATATCAGATTCTTCTATAACTTTTGGTGACGATCCTTTTGCCTTCAATGAAGAACTACAAGAACAAGAGTCTAATAGCAGCAAGTGGGAGGAGAAAACAGAATTAGAGTTGCCTGCTTTCTGGCAGGAAGATTTAACAGAAGAGAGCCACGAAGAATCATTAGTAAATAGTCAGTTTTCAGATAATGGGATAAATTCTGATTACGGAAATTCAGCTATTGACAATAATAACTCTTCATATTCTAATTCAAAAACTGGGAATAACGAGAATAATTTCCCTGATTTGTTGAGTGAGCCAAATTATCCAGAGCCTAATTTTGGGAACTTAGAATATACAGACTCTAGTTTAGGAGATGAAACTTTACTTATTGTTGAAGAACTTAAAAATAGTTCGTCAAAAAATAACAATAGTCAATATGATTTGCCTGAAACCGAAGCACCCAATTGGTTGAAGTCAAAAAATTTTGCAGCCGAAGAAGCTTTTGCTCCAGATTTATCTGATGATGCTTCATCTTTTAGCAGCAATCTTCCTGTAAAGGAAAAGCAGTTTAAATCAAGTGAAAGTATCGGAAAAAATAGCTTTGATGACGATGATAATTTTGATATGGAAGCATTTGAGTCTGCCTTTGGCTCAGAGGGAATAAGCTCTTATGAAGACTCAAACAATATACTGAATGGAGAAAATTCTAAGAGCAATATAGAATTTTTAGATGACTTTGAGGAATTTGATGATTTAGGTAACATTCCAGGGTTTGACCTGCTTGAAGGAGATTCTGACTTCGGCGATCTCGCAATGCATTCTGCTGGATCACAAACCAGTGGCAGTGGACGTTCTCAAGTCGTGGAGGCTTCTGCAAGTAGTGCAGCGAGCGATCGCGAAGAGGAACTATTCACAATGACTGGTTCCCATGAAGGAGTTCCAGTCTTTAGCCAAACAGATGTCTCGAAACTAGAACCCAACGTCAGCGTCGAACAAGGATGGTTAGCACCATTAGAAAATGCCTCTATAGAAAGGAAACAATGGTTAATTGCTGGAAGTGTGGGCATTGTCTCGGCGCTGGTTGTAGCCACAGTTAGCTTTGTCGCTACCACATTCTCGCCAGCCCAACAACGAGAATCAGTGCGGAACACAGGTTGGGCAATGTCACTTGCAGCTGGGATTGCAGGTTTTGCTACCGCAGGTGTCATGGGAAATCTTGCACTCAAACAAATTCGGCGCACAACTGATGATCTCCAAGCTCAGTTTGAGGCTGTACGTCAAGGAAATTTGAATGCTCAAGCCACAGTGTTTTCCGAAGATGAATTGGGCCATTTGTCCACTGGCTTTAATGAAATGGCGCGGGTAATTTTCACAACCACAAGTGAAGCCCAACGGAAAGCCGATGAACAAGAGGAAGCCAAAGAAAACCTGCAACGCCAGGTGATTCGCCTCTTGGATGATGTGGAAGGTGCTGCTAGAGGTGATTTAACAGTCCAAGCTGAAGTTACAGCCGACGTATTGGGAGCGGTAGCTGACGCCTTTAACCTAACAATTCAAAACCTGCGGGATATTGTGCAACAGGTAAAAGTGGCGGCGAAGGATGTAACAAAAGGTGCAACCAACTCCGAAACCTTTGCAAGAGCCTTATCTAGTGATGCTTTGCGCCAAGCAGAAGAGTTAGCGGTGACGCTAAATTCTGTACAGGTAATGACTGACTCGATTCAACGGGTAGCAGAGGCGGCGCGGGAAGCCGAAACCGTCGCTCGTGATGCTAGTACGATCGCTCTCAAAGGTGGCGAAGCAGTAGAAAATACCGTAGCAGGGATTTTGGAAATTCGAGAAACCGTTGCCGAAACCACTCGCAAAGTGAAACGGTTAGCGGAATCTTCTCAAGAAATTTCTAAAATTGTGGCGTTGATTTCCCAAATTGCTTCCAGAACAAACTTACTGGCACTCAATGCTAGTATTGAGGCGGCAAGAGCAGGAGAAGCTGGACGTGGGTTTGCGATCGTAGCAGACGAAGTGCGCCAGTTAGCAGATAAATCTGCTAAATCCTTGAAGGAAATTGAACAAATTGTGATGCAAATCCAAAGCGAAACAGGCTCTGTAATGACCGCAATGGAAGAAGGCACACAACAAGTAATTAAAGGAACAAAATTGGCAGAAGAAGCCAAGCGATCGCTCGAAAACATTATTCAAGTAGCGAATCGCATCGATATTCTTGTACGTTCGATTACCAGCGACACAGTGGAACAAACTGAAACTTCCCGCGCCGTCGCTCATGTAATGCAATCAGTAGAACTCACCGCTCAAGAAACTTCCCAGGAAGCACAGCGAGTTTCAGGTGCCCTACAACACTTAGTAGGTGTATCCCGTGACTTGATCGCCTCCGTTGAACGTTTCCGAGTGGAAACTACAGAAACCAGGTAA
- a CDS encoding response regulator codes for MQGNLNEIDICSILQLIELGQRTGQLWVRATSSHHNNKLGGEGASIDRLKHQSWFVFFRNGQIIYCQEGESNLSRISDYLRHYRVEMRLSDKQIASLPPTDAPEYAYLWALLERNIINPKIAGSIIHGLVHETLFDLLSLHQGNFIFHQGAALAPQLNTFEIAPLITKITKQVQEWKQLYPHIQSPEQLPVLSDKVQLQSSLPEATVEKLQHWADGKTSLRQLARYLNRDILTVAKAIYPYVQQSWLQLVYSDTTKTDVPTDNEELKGKHRGRIVCIDDAIAIGETINSILQAQGYEAIALTNPLEALSLVFQLKPDLILCDIAMSELEGYEVCAMLRHSTAFRLTPIIMLTGKDGFIDRVKASMVGATDYLTKPFTDTELLMLVEKYINNQ; via the coding sequence ATGCAGGGAAATTTAAATGAAATTGATATTTGCAGTATCCTGCAATTGATTGAGTTGGGACAACGAACTGGGCAACTATGGGTAAGAGCTACTAGCTCTCACCATAACAACAAACTGGGTGGAGAGGGAGCAAGCATTGATCGTCTCAAACACCAGTCTTGGTTCGTCTTTTTCCGCAATGGTCAAATTATCTATTGCCAAGAAGGTGAGAGTAATTTATCCAGAATTAGCGATTATTTACGTCATTATCGAGTCGAGATGCGACTTAGCGACAAACAAATTGCCTCCTTACCACCAACCGACGCGCCAGAGTATGCCTATCTGTGGGCACTCTTGGAGCGGAATATTATCAACCCCAAGATAGCTGGTAGTATCATTCACGGCTTGGTACATGAAACTCTCTTTGACCTGCTGAGTTTACACCAAGGGAACTTCATTTTCCATCAGGGTGCGGCACTTGCCCCGCAATTAAACACTTTCGAGATTGCTCCACTTATTACAAAAATTACGAAGCAGGTGCAAGAGTGGAAGCAACTGTATCCACATATTCAGTCTCCAGAACAATTGCCAGTGCTATCTGACAAAGTTCAGCTACAATCCTCACTACCAGAAGCAACTGTAGAGAAATTACAGCATTGGGCTGATGGTAAAACATCCTTGCGTCAACTGGCTCGCTATCTCAACCGAGACATTTTGACAGTCGCCAAGGCCATATATCCTTATGTGCAACAGAGTTGGCTACAGCTAGTATATTCAGATACAACTAAAACAGATGTACCCACTGATAACGAGGAATTGAAGGGAAAACACAGGGGGCGGATAGTATGTATTGACGATGCGATCGCCATCGGTGAGACTATAAATTCGATCTTACAAGCACAAGGTTATGAAGCTATCGCTCTTACCAATCCTTTAGAGGCACTGAGTCTGGTTTTTCAACTCAAACCAGATTTGATTTTATGCGACATTGCCATGTCGGAATTGGAGGGGTACGAGGTTTGCGCCATGCTGCGACATTCAACAGCATTTCGGCTCACACCAATTATCATGCTTACTGGTAAAGATGGATTTATTGATCGAGTCAAAGCTAGTATGGTCGGGGCAACAGATTATTTAACAAAACCATTTACAGACACTGAGTTACTTATGCTCGTAGAGAAATATATCAACAACCAATGA
- a CDS encoding response regulator transcription factor produces the protein MSTVLIVEDSIAQREMITDLLKATGLTVTHASDGLEALEAIQIAPPDLVVLDIVMPRMNGYEVCRRLKSDPKTQNVPVVMCSSKGEEFDRYWGMKQGADAYIAKPFQPTELVGTVKQLLRG, from the coding sequence ATGAGTACAGTTCTGATAGTGGAAGACAGTATCGCGCAACGGGAGATGATTACAGACCTCCTGAAAGCAACTGGACTAACAGTAACCCATGCCAGTGACGGATTAGAAGCATTGGAGGCAATTCAAATAGCACCTCCCGATTTAGTGGTATTGGATATTGTCATGCCCCGAATGAACGGCTACGAAGTTTGTCGGCGCTTAAAATCCGATCCAAAAACCCAAAATGTCCCTGTGGTGATGTGTTCTTCCAAAGGCGAAGAATTTGATCGTTATTGGGGCATGAAGCAGGGTGCAGACGCTTACATAGCCAAACCGTTTCAACCAACCGAGTTGGTGGGAACAGTCAAACAACTGCTGCGAGGATAA
- a CDS encoding helix-turn-helix domain-containing protein, with protein sequence MTLTFNPEKYKELLTAYLPKLIKSEVENEQALGIVEDLMHRERTPEEDELYQLLITLIEKFEQEYYQLTQQNNPLSMLLFILKESEISRDDLVALLGTEDLLDNILNGQEKINTEQARKLGDFFNVESSLFME encoded by the coding sequence ATGACCCTTACTTTTAATCCAGAGAAATACAAGGAATTATTAACAGCTTATCTTCCCAAGCTGATAAAAAGTGAAGTTGAAAATGAGCAAGCTTTAGGAATAGTGGAAGATTTAATGCATCGGGAACGCACCCCAGAAGAAGACGAACTTTATCAGTTATTAATTACTTTAATTGAAAAGTTTGAACAAGAATATTATCAGCTAACCCAGCAGAATAATCCTTTATCTATGTTGTTATTTATTTTAAAGGAATCTGAGATAAGTAGAGATGATTTAGTAGCGCTTTTAGGGACAGAAGATTTGCTTGATAATATTTTAAATGGACAAGAGAAGATAAATACAGAACAAGCGCGTAAGCTGGGAGATTTTTTTAATGTAGAATCTAGTTTATTTATGGAATAA
- a CDS encoding Uma2 family endonuclease: protein MVQTPVKKLTFEEFLEQYPDGGIYELIDGVIIPVEATRAHKNVARFLMLAFNDEIRRLGLEYIADKDIIIRTFTDAGQEQGRNPDVSVVSASQWNSNVLAYGALIEPIQLAVEVTSTNWDDDYVDKLDEYQRLGIIEYWIVDYLAIASRAYLGNPKLPTVFVYQLVEGHYQVQKFTGNDRILSTTFPELALTVKQVIAASQIQKL, encoded by the coding sequence ATGGTTCAGACTCCAGTTAAAAAACTAACTTTTGAAGAGTTTCTAGAGCAATACCCTGATGGTGGCATTTACGAACTGATCGATGGAGTGATTATACCAGTGGAGGCAACTAGAGCGCATAAGAATGTCGCAAGGTTTTTAATGCTTGCTTTCAATGATGAAATTAGACGCTTGGGACTTGAATATATTGCTGACAAAGATATCATCATCAGGACGTTTACTGATGCTGGGCAAGAACAAGGCAGAAATCCAGATGTAAGCGTAGTTAGTGCATCACAGTGGAACAGTAATGTTTTAGCTTATGGGGCGCTGATTGAGCCGATTCAACTTGCTGTAGAAGTTACCTCAACAAACTGGGATGATGATTATGTTGACAAATTAGATGAGTATCAGCGACTTGGTATCATTGAATATTGGATTGTGGATTATCTAGCGATCGCTTCTCGTGCTTATCTCGGTAATCCCAAACTCCCCACGGTTTTTGTTTACCAATTGGTTGAGGGCCACTACCAAGTCCAAAAGTTTACCGGCAATGACCGCATTCTCTCTACTACTTTCCCCGAACTAGCGTTAACTGTTAAACAAGTTATTGCTGCAAGTCAAATCCAAAAACTATGA
- a CDS encoding tetratricopeptide repeat protein, producing the protein MDQAIALFNQSLEIFESIGDVQGKAMTLWWLGYLAEQQGEYTKAISYLQPALEILQRLKSPDAESVSASLDRVMGNS; encoded by the coding sequence GTGGATCAAGCGATCGCACTTTTCAATCAGTCTTTGGAAATATTTGAAAGCATTGGTGATGTCCAAGGCAAAGCAATGACTCTGTGGTGGTTAGGATATTTGGCAGAACAGCAGGGTGAATACACTAAAGCGATATCCTATTTGCAACCAGCTTTAGAGATTTTGCAGCGATTGAAGTCACCGGATGCTGAAAGTGTGAGTGCAAGTCTTGATAGGGTAATGGGTAATTCGTAA
- the hmpF gene encoding pilus motility taxis protein HmpF, with protein MLYLAEVQKQKGGLLSGGGKTELKLLACQRTDQNWSTVSEEVIGAEDASKLNDGALVLVELNPNRQVQRIQEAGRPLVNILQNFSRQLEKFKLKEDEIDQWKQSLTFQAQELNRREMDMEVRSEQLQNMEDELQQLEQQKQEVDTSRQEIERLQTEVERNRLELEGAWEHLRGEQRRLEERLADFQQGTVLDEEQSRVMSELLDRLSSRVAPTEAVREHLHLAFELVEKQQATLTPHWQKLEEQKIAIAQQQEEVERLSQTFSDRQNALQQAQNSLVQHTAQLQINTADLSSKQEYVRIIKEQLRNAEELYQQIHSLSASGGVIIGQQADVEALDKMPLEELQKIVQDLQYKLEIDASFVHDQEQELKYKQEAIEELQTKLNHASDQDHINLQLELTDEKDLYQMLNSSLVGQRRNMLQHQKFLKQHQAVLLRRQGHTVVEEEEGNKVNLEPILLQIETQRQQYSQEVQKLEREIDQIRSGIELNQGMIDNQTHDLDEKRQELKAIEENLLSLRRTTAQCCGRVNLYQEALQPIQDCLDGLRQKLQGIRESLDQFQETGDYQVQAIAQLRHTLQSLMSQPQLLAS; from the coding sequence GTGCTGTATTTAGCAGAAGTACAAAAACAGAAAGGTGGTTTACTCAGTGGCGGTGGCAAAACTGAACTGAAGCTATTGGCTTGTCAGCGAACTGACCAGAATTGGAGTACTGTGTCAGAAGAAGTGATTGGCGCCGAGGACGCAAGCAAATTAAATGATGGTGCTTTGGTACTGGTTGAACTGAATCCAAATCGTCAAGTACAACGGATTCAAGAAGCAGGGCGGCCACTAGTCAACATTTTGCAGAATTTTTCCCGCCAATTGGAGAAATTTAAGCTCAAGGAAGATGAAATTGATCAGTGGAAGCAATCGCTAACGTTTCAGGCGCAAGAGTTGAATCGCCGGGAAATGGACATGGAAGTGCGCTCAGAACAGTTGCAAAATATGGAGGATGAGTTGCAACAACTGGAGCAGCAAAAACAGGAAGTTGACACATCCCGCCAGGAAATTGAACGGTTACAAACAGAAGTTGAGCGCAACCGCCTAGAATTGGAAGGCGCTTGGGAGCATTTGCGGGGTGAGCAGCGCCGCTTGGAGGAACGTCTTGCAGATTTCCAACAGGGGACGGTTTTAGATGAGGAGCAAAGTCGGGTAATGAGTGAGTTACTCGATCGCTTGTCTAGTCGTGTTGCTCCCACGGAAGCAGTCAGAGAACACCTGCATCTGGCCTTTGAATTGGTCGAAAAGCAGCAAGCGACTCTTACCCCGCACTGGCAAAAACTGGAGGAGCAAAAAATTGCGATCGCACAACAGCAAGAAGAAGTGGAGCGTTTGTCACAAACCTTTAGCGATCGCCAAAATGCATTGCAACAAGCACAAAATTCTCTAGTCCAGCACACAGCCCAATTGCAAATAAATACAGCAGACCTTAGCAGCAAGCAAGAGTATGTTCGGATAATCAAAGAGCAGCTACGAAACGCCGAAGAGTTATATCAACAGATTCACTCTTTGTCCGCGTCTGGTGGTGTAATTATCGGCCAGCAAGCTGATGTGGAAGCTTTAGATAAAATGCCTTTAGAAGAACTGCAAAAGATAGTGCAAGATTTGCAGTATAAGTTAGAAATAGATGCTAGCTTTGTTCATGATCAAGAACAAGAATTGAAATATAAACAAGAAGCTATAGAAGAACTGCAAACTAAATTAAATCACGCATCTGACCAAGACCATATCAATTTGCAACTGGAACTAACAGATGAAAAAGACCTCTATCAGATGCTAAACTCCAGTTTGGTGGGGCAACGCCGCAATATGTTGCAGCATCAAAAGTTTCTCAAGCAACACCAAGCTGTATTGCTACGGCGACAAGGACATACTGTTGTTGAAGAAGAAGAGGGTAATAAAGTTAATTTAGAACCGATTCTGTTACAAATTGAAACCCAGCGACAACAATATTCACAGGAAGTCCAAAAGCTAGAACGTGAAATTGATCAGATTCGTTCTGGTATTGAGCTAAATCAGGGAATGATTGACAATCAAACTCACGATTTAGACGAAAAGCGCCAAGAACTGAAAGCGATCGAGGAAAACTTGCTATCTCTACGAAGAACAACTGCCCAATGTTGTGGTCGAGTGAATCTCTATCAAGAAGCACTACAACCAATTCAGGATTGTCTAGATGGATTACGGCAAAAGCTGCAAGGAATTAGAGAATCTTTGGATCAATTCCAGGAAACTGGTGATTATCAAGTCCAAGCGATCGCTCAGTTGCGTCATACTCTCCAAAGTTTAATGTCTCAGCCACAATTATTAGCCTCTTAA
- a CDS encoding type II toxin-antitoxin system HigB family toxin, whose translation MHIISFRILREYAENHADCQEALSNWYKVATKAKWSNLVEVQQIFIKAEAVGNFTVFNIKGNKYRLIVSIDYEGQLIYIKYILTHAEYDKENWKNDPYF comes from the coding sequence ATGCACATTATTAGTTTTAGAATCTTAAGAGAATATGCAGAAAACCATGCAGATTGTCAGGAAGCATTAAGCAATTGGTATAAAGTTGCTACTAAAGCGAAATGGTCAAATTTAGTTGAAGTACAGCAAATTTTTATTAAAGCTGAAGCTGTTGGTAACTTTACAGTATTCAATATTAAAGGAAATAAATATCGCTTGATTGTTAGTATAGATTATGAAGGACAGTTAATTTATATTAAATATATCCTCACTCATGCTGAATATGATAAGGAGAACTGGAAAAATGACCCTTACTTTTAA
- a CDS encoding tetratricopeptide repeat protein has protein sequence MAGADLIKKYNRLDSFNGSWQFQPDLPERAKQAADGNPRLLEWLDQILQNSPKSPEAERGVEMILQKMADKEKEFREDILAQELLKQQTPALRLMLGKLLVYELPVPLAAISPICEDISSWESHIQRAEILGLLEVTLTNNTERLYRVPRILSPLLEFPENPKGEELYKQAAQILYRLWWEEVESSTEVQDLEIHRLALLGKDEEIAGKIGSSLANRLWNQSRFREAIHLCKSTLEITKNHSVLREIAYCEHQIGEVDQALNYYEQALNLCPAEDERELALIYNHFGMLKDDKGEMDEAIALYNQCLEITERIGNVQGKAVTLHQLGMIYANKGEVDEAIALYNQSLEINERIGNVLTKAMTLNNLGYIYANKRKWIKRSHFSISLWKYLKALVMSKAKQ, from the coding sequence TTGGCTGGGGCAGATTTAATTAAAAAGTATAATCGTCTGGATTCGTTTAATGGCAGTTGGCAATTTCAGCCAGATTTGCCGGAACGTGCCAAACAAGCAGCAGATGGAAATCCTCGGCTGTTGGAATGGTTAGATCAGATTTTGCAAAATTCCCCGAAGTCGCCAGAAGCCGAGAGGGGAGTTGAGATGATTCTGCAAAAGATGGCAGATAAGGAAAAGGAATTTCGTGAGGATATTTTGGCACAGGAATTGCTGAAGCAGCAAACTCCAGCTTTGCGTCTTATGCTGGGGAAGTTGTTGGTGTATGAGTTACCTGTTCCTCTAGCTGCTATTTCCCCGATTTGTGAGGATATCTCAAGTTGGGAAAGTCATATTCAACGCGCTGAAATTTTGGGTTTGTTGGAAGTTACCCTCACCAACAACACAGAGAGGTTGTATCGTGTTCCCCGGATTTTGTCACCGTTGCTAGAGTTTCCAGAAAACCCCAAGGGTGAAGAGTTGTATAAACAAGCTGCACAAATTTTGTATCGCCTGTGGTGGGAAGAGGTGGAAAGTTCTACGGAGGTACAAGACTTAGAAATTCATCGCTTGGCTTTGCTGGGGAAGGATGAAGAAATTGCAGGGAAAATAGGTAGTTCATTGGCGAACCGCTTGTGGAATCAAAGTCGATTTCGAGAAGCAATACATCTGTGCAAATCAACTTTAGAAATTACTAAAAACCATAGTGTTCTCAGAGAAATTGCTTATTGTGAACACCAAATAGGTGAGGTTGATCAAGCATTAAACTATTACGAACAAGCTTTAAATCTTTGTCCCGCAGAAGACGAACGAGAATTAGCATTAATTTATAATCATTTTGGGATGCTGAAAGATGACAAAGGGGAAATGGATGAAGCGATCGCACTCTACAATCAGTGCTTGGAAATAACTGAACGTATTGGTAATGTCCAAGGTAAAGCCGTAACTTTGCACCAACTGGGAATGATCTACGCCAACAAAGGGGAAGTGGATGAAGCGATCGCACTCTACAATCAGTCTTTGGAAATAAATGAACGCATTGGTAATGTCCTAACCAAAGCGATGACGTTGAACAATCTGGGATATATCTACGCCAACAAGAGGAAGTGGATCAAGCGATCGCACTTTTCAATCAGTCTTTGGAAATATTTGAAAGCATTGGTGATGTCCAAGGCAAAGCAATGA
- the tilS gene encoding tRNA lysidine(34) synthetase TilS, whose protein sequence is MVWTPLHAKIHRTMRSRHLFERNQRLLIAVSGGQDSLCLIKLLLDLQSKWGWNLGIAHCDHRWRSDSEANANHVENLAKSWGVSFYLETAKESINSEAAARDWRYQALSAIAKANNYQYIVTGHTASDRAETLLYNLIRGTGADGLQALTWQRPLTTGIMLVRPLLEITRSQTEQFCQEFKLPIWEDSTNQDLQYARNRIRQELLPYLRINFNPQVESALAQTAELLQAEVEYLEKAAQQLRDEALGMCDEKLPLSPLLPTPHSPLPLRLNRRVLQKAPLALQRRVMRQVLQQILADAPSFEHIEKLTALIIAPNRSQTDPFPGGAIAQVEGDWICLK, encoded by the coding sequence ATGGTATGGACTCCTCTACATGCAAAAATCCATCGCACCATGCGATCGCGTCACTTATTTGAACGCAACCAGCGTTTATTAATCGCTGTCTCCGGCGGACAGGATTCTCTGTGTTTAATAAAATTACTTTTAGATTTACAATCCAAATGGGGATGGAATTTAGGTATTGCTCACTGCGATCATCGTTGGCGTTCTGACTCCGAAGCTAATGCTAACCACGTCGAAAACTTAGCTAAAAGTTGGGGTGTATCCTTTTATTTAGAAACAGCGAAGGAATCTATAAATAGTGAGGCTGCTGCACGCGATTGGCGCTATCAAGCTTTAAGTGCGATCGCCAAAGCAAATAATTATCAGTATATTGTTACAGGACACACCGCCAGCGATCGCGCCGAAACTCTCCTCTACAATTTAATTCGCGGTACTGGTGCTGATGGCTTACAAGCCCTAACTTGGCAACGCCCTCTAACTACAGGCATTATGCTAGTGCGTCCACTGTTAGAAATTACTCGCTCACAAACAGAGCAATTTTGTCAAGAATTTAAATTGCCAATTTGGGAAGATTCCACCAATCAAGATTTGCAATACGCCCGCAACCGCATTCGCCAAGAGTTATTACCATATTTGCGGATAAATTTCAACCCTCAAGTAGAATCAGCCTTAGCCCAAACAGCAGAACTTCTCCAAGCAGAAGTGGAATATTTAGAAAAAGCTGCCCAGCAGTTACGGGATGAGGCATTGGGCATGTGTGATGAAAAATTACCTCTTTCTCCCCTACTCCCCACTCCCCACTCCCCACTCCCCTTACGCTTAAATCGTCGGGTATTGCAGAAAGCACCATTGGCGTTGCAACGTCGGGTGATGCGTCAGGTATTGCAGCAAATACTGGCTGATGCCCCCAGTTTTGAACACATCGAGAAATTAACGGCTTTAATTATAGCGCCCAACCGATCGCAAACCGATCCATTTCCTGGTGGTGCGATCGCTCAAGTAGAAGGCGACTGGATTTGTTTGAAATAA
- a CDS encoding chemotaxis protein CheW: MVSKPDFLSGSGQDHFRPELQVESPEGELHLRFYIPSHQEFALQATGIREVIELSPDRITPIPNASPLLLGTLNLRGRVIWVADLGQFLGEASALNTDRAEIPVIAIEEQDTIVGLAVEEIGGMHWLDVQNLMPTTNVTDTMAPFLRGEWLLGAKNNQCLRLLDQMAILRSARWAG; encoded by the coding sequence ATGGTCAGCAAACCGGACTTTTTAAGTGGCAGTGGTCAAGACCATTTCCGACCAGAATTACAAGTAGAAAGTCCTGAAGGTGAGTTACATTTGAGATTTTACATTCCCTCGCATCAGGAGTTTGCACTACAAGCAACTGGCATTCGGGAGGTAATTGAACTAAGTCCTGATAGAATCACCCCGATTCCTAATGCTTCTCCTTTACTTTTGGGTACTCTAAATTTACGAGGTCGAGTTATTTGGGTAGCTGATTTGGGTCAATTTCTTGGGGAAGCAAGTGCATTAAACACGGATAGAGCTGAAATTCCGGTGATTGCCATTGAAGAGCAAGACACAATAGTGGGTTTAGCTGTAGAGGAAATTGGTGGTATGCATTGGTTGGATGTCCAGAATCTCATGCCAACAACTAATGTTACAGATACTATGGCTCCCTTTTTACGTGGAGAGTGGTTATTAGGTGCTAAAAACAATCAGTGTCTGCGACTGCTCGATCAAATGGCAATTTTACGGAGTGCTAGGTGGGCAGGATGA